A stretch of Candidatus Cloacimonadota bacterium DNA encodes these proteins:
- the purD gene encoding phosphoribosylamine--glycine ligase, translated as MKIAVIGSGGREHAIAWKLSQSKKAEKVFVLPGNGGTENNIPINVNDFKEIKKFCEKEKIDLIFVGPEDPLANGIVDYFKDSEIKVFGPDKKAAQLEGSKIFAKKFMQKYGIATGESSSELVPKSNINFKPDRNKFRSTIQNMNGNCVIKYDGLAAGKGVFVCSTIEEAEQSVSEIKEKYGEDAPFLIEEKLAGSEISILAFTDGENYQLLLPSQDHKQLLDGDKGPNTGGMGAFCPVPFYTEKLKEQIKEKIIEPTIAGLKKENFNYKGVIYFGLMITKSGPKVLEYNVRLGDPETEVVLPAFKGDLLKLVLSCFDGTLKDYKMEFFDDFFIDVVLASGGYPKSYQKGYEIIGFEDVSEETLIFHAGTKKEDEKILSNGGRVLNVVSRGKTLGEAIEKVYQECRKIEFNDVYFRKDIGKRKP; from the coding sequence ATGAAAATTGCAGTAATCGGTTCCGGTGGTAGGGAACATGCTATTGCCTGGAAATTATCTCAAAGTAAAAAAGCGGAAAAAGTATTTGTTCTGCCTGGAAATGGTGGAACTGAAAACAATATTCCAATAAATGTAAATGATTTTAAAGAAATCAAAAAATTCTGTGAAAAGGAAAAAATTGATTTGATCTTTGTTGGACCGGAAGATCCGCTGGCAAATGGAATTGTCGATTATTTCAAAGATTCTGAAATAAAAGTTTTTGGACCCGATAAAAAGGCAGCCCAATTGGAAGGCTCAAAAATTTTCGCAAAAAAGTTTATGCAAAAATATGGAATTGCAACGGGAGAAAGTAGTTCGGAACTTGTTCCGAAATCCAATATCAATTTTAAACCGGATCGAAACAAGTTTCGATCTACAATTCAAAATATGAACGGTAACTGCGTCATTAAATACGATGGTTTGGCAGCCGGAAAAGGCGTTTTCGTTTGTTCAACCATCGAGGAAGCAGAACAATCAGTTTCTGAAATAAAAGAAAAATATGGAGAAGATGCTCCATTTTTAATCGAAGAAAAACTGGCAGGATCTGAAATTTCTATCCTCGCTTTTACGGATGGAGAAAACTATCAGCTTCTGCTTCCTTCCCAGGATCATAAACAACTTCTGGACGGAGATAAAGGACCGAATACAGGCGGAATGGGAGCTTTTTGTCCGGTGCCGTTTTACACTGAAAAATTGAAAGAACAAATCAAAGAAAAAATTATCGAACCTACGATTGCAGGATTGAAAAAAGAAAATTTCAATTACAAAGGTGTTATTTATTTCGGATTGATGATCACCAAAAGCGGTCCGAAAGTTCTGGAATATAATGTTCGTCTTGGTGATCCGGAAACTGAAGTTGTGCTTCCTGCTTTTAAAGGAGATTTATTAAAACTTGTTCTATCTTGTTTTGACGGTACTCTGAAAGATTATAAAATGGAATTTTTTGATGATTTCTTTATTGATGTTGTTCTTGCTTCCGGTGGATATCCGAAATCATATCAAAAAGGATACGAGATCATAGGATTTGAAGATGTATCCGAAGAAACTCTGATCTTCCATGCGGGAACGAAAAAAGAAGATGAAAAAATCTTATCGAATGGCGGGAGAGTTCTA